Genomic segment of Bacillota bacterium:
CGGTGCTCCCACGTAACTTTTCTTAAGGCATCCTTGGTCACAATAAATCCTCCCTCACAAACTCTGATGAACAGAGTATCTCATGAGAGAGGACCAGGCGCGAGGTGTGCAGTATTTGACGCTTACGTTAAGGGGTTTGCGCGTTATGCCGGTCGATAATTATCTGGTGTTTTATTTGCCGGACTAAGCAAAGGAGTCCGTCGCGATTATCCGCATAATGTACGGGGGCGCGACGTCGATAAGCACTTAAGCGCAGCAGAAGAGTAAACATACGCAATCGGATAGCAAGAAATTGATATGGTTGTTACTGACAGCTTGAAAGCATTGGATGTTGAAAAAGGGGACGATGGGGTCAGGCCTCAGAAATAGAGCGTCGTAAGAAGCTTGGCAGACCCACTAGCTGCTGAAGCCCCTTCTCTGCGGGGGAATCGTCGGCGGTGATTGATGAGAAGTACAAGTTTGCCAAAGATACCTTTGCGACTGCCCGGAGATTGATGCTGAGCTTGCCGATTCTATAGTTAAGGAGGTTGAATTGCCTGATGGAGAATGCCAAAAAACGACAGATTGTTGCGGACAGTCACGTTCTGTGGTTCTTTTCCCTCACTCCTCTTGTCTATGTCTTGTTATTGTTGTACTTTATGCCTGACCGCGTGCCAATGCATATGGATATTAGGGGAAACATAACAAGATGGTGGGGCAAGGAAAATATGATCATCATCGGGGCTGTGCTTTCCTTGTTAATAGCAGGGATTGCCTGGTCATACAGTCGTGACAATGTGATGGGTAAAGCGCGCCCCGTGATTTCGATTGCGGCTATTATTTTCGTATACGCACACTTCTTGCAACTGCTTCTGAGAATGATGTACGTCACCCCCAATGCCATGAACGCTCGCCTTGTAGGCCTAGATGCCAGCCAATACTTCGTGTTGTTCTTTATTCCCTTGTATATCTTGTGCGGTCTGTTCATTCACAAGTTGAAGCCTAATTGGGTGGTGGGTATACGAAGTCGGTGGACGCTGCAATCAAAAGAGGTGTGGGACTATACTCATAGAAAGGCCAGGCTGCCTTTCCTAATTGCCAGTGGGCTAAATTACCTCATTCTCGCCATCCCGCCATTAACCGCTGACTCACGACTTATTGCCAGTGGTTTGGTGACAGTTTTGCTCTTGCTGTACTTGTTTTATGAGTCGTATAGGGAACATCAACGGTTGAGTTGCCGCTGACCCATTCGAGGTTTTCTTTGTCGAAGCTCCACATAGCAGAAAAGAGGAATGAAGGATGAAAGTACAGATTTGCATTATTACATTATGTGTAGAAGATCTAGACAGGGCTCTAAAGTTCTACAGAGACGGATTGGGCATTGAAGGCAAAATAACGCAGGGCGAAGGGCATATTGCCATTGAGCCAGAAAACGGGGTACCTATTTCACTTTTTCTTCGTGAGGAGTTTCAAAAATTCGCAGGATTTTCGGGAGATAGTCAATTCGCCCGAACCTGCATCAGCCACGCCGCCGCTAACCGAGAAGAAGTGGATGACATATTAGACAAGGCCAAAAACGCCGGCGGCACATTGACCGGCGTGCCGAAAGACTACGATTGGGGGTATTCCGGCTATTTCAAGGACTTAGATGGCCATCTGTGGGAAATTGTTCATTTTAAAGAATAGGAAACATTGGAGAACATGAGGCAGCCTTGGCATGAGGTGAGGATATGCCAAGAGCAGACGTCAGATGAGCAGGACTAGTAACTACCACGTAATGAATCGCGGCCCGCTCCGTTCGCCTACATAGGCCTGCCCTAGAGCAGTTTTGTTCCCCCCACGAAATAGAAAGAGCCGCGCAGTAGAGGCGCGGTCCCGAAATCTACTCGTCTACCAAGGTGTATCAGGCGCTGCAAGACGACTAGCTTGCGAGAGGACGGGATGGTCGAGTTCCGAGTGGATTTCCAAAAAGAACCATCCTTCTTGTGCTTCCTTTGGTTTCTTGTTTTTTGCGTCACTCTTTGTGCTTGTAGTAGAATATGGCGAGCTGGGTGCGGTCGCGCAGCGCGAGTTTCTCGAGCATCACGCTGATGTAGTTGCGCACTGTGCCTTCGCTGAGAAATACCGTAGCGGCAATCTCCCGGTTAGACAACCCAGCGGCTAGGCAGCGCAAAATCTCGCTCTCCTTTTCTGTTAGCAGGCGGCTCCTAAAACCCCCTTTGCTGTCTCCCGATAGCAGAGGGGGTAGTTTTGTCACTATCTCATCGCCAAAGACCCGCTGGCCAAGGCACACTGCCTTAAGTGCGGGCACAATGCCTTCTACATGTTGCTTTAGCATGTAGCCTTTGGCGCCTAGGCGCAACGCCTGCACGATGTAGTCAGTGTCAGAAAAAGTTGTCAAAAATAAAATCTTGGCTTCAGGGTGTGCAGCCAGGATGAGCGCCGCGGCCTCAAGGCCGGTTTGGGATTGCATGCGGATGTCCATTAGCAGCACATCCGGGATTAGCGCGTCATACTGCGCAACTGCCTCGCTGCCGTCATGCCCTATGCCCACGACATGCAGCTCGGGGGTAGCTTCGAGAATAGTCTTTAGCGACTGACAGACAATCGGGTCATCATCCACTACGAGTAGCCTCACCTGCGGCCTCCTTCGGTACTGTTATGAAAATCTCAAAACCGTGATTTGTACGCACTAAAAACTGCCCGTTTAGGGCCTCGATGCGCGCGGCAATGCTCTTCAGCCCGATGCCCTTGCCGTAATCTGCGCTCGGGGAACTACCGTTGTCGGCGATAATCAGCTGGTAGAAGGAAGTGTGCTCGGTCAGGGCTAGGCGCACCAAAGTGGCGTCCGAGTGCTTGGCGATGTTGGAGCAGGCTTCTTTCGCCGCGGCAATGAAGGCGTATTTCATCGCCACGCTCGGCTCGCTCTCTAGGTAGATGCTGTGCTGTACGCGGCATAAGGTAAGGCTGGCGGCCGCTTGCGCCAAGTGTTCGGTGAGGTCTACCGAGGACTCGTACAAGTTGTGGACGCTGCTGCGGATATCGTCCATAGCCGCACTCAGCGTATCCTTAAGCGTGACCAGCGAATGTTGCTCCGGCTTTAGCGTCAGCATAGCGCCTACCTGCAGCACTGCGCTCGCCAGTCTATGCCCTACATGGTCGTGGATTTCTCTGGCGATGCGGTTACGCTCGCCGAGGCGAGCTAAGCGGATCTCGTCGTCTTGCCGCTCCAGCAACAGCATGTGCTGCTGCTTTATTTCTGCGGCCATTGCGCGCGTTGTGTCTAGGAGCGACAGGTAGTGCGCGCGTAGCTCGGCAAAACTTAGCGTGCGATGCTTGAGCAGAACCGCTATGGCGGCCAAGATCACGACGTTAATCAGAAAGAAGTGGCTGAACGTGCTCGCGGCCAGCAGTGGCACGAGCGCGCCCAAGATGATGAAACGCCCTTCTTTGGTGTAAGTGTCGTAAATAATCGCTGGGATAAATGCGCATAAGGGCCAGTAGAGTACGCAGGCTGCCATAAACACGCCAGCTACAACTAGCTGTCGCCTTGAGTCGGCATAGAAAGTTAGCAGCCCTACGGCAACTGCGCTCACTTGCAGGGGTACCACGTGCCAACCCCCGAGTGGTTGCGTCAGGCTAAGTAAGGCGCAACAGGTATAGAGCGTAAGCTTGTGGGGAAGATCGTATTTTTCCATGGCCCACCTTGTCGGTTTCTTTGATTTCAGTCTAACACCCGGGGGCGGTGGCCACAAGCAAAATTGTGACAATTGACACCCCCACCTAGTGACATGGGGCACTGCCACCACGTCATGCGCTGGTCTAGAATAGGGGTGAAGAAACAGCTTGGAGGGATAGTCTTGAGTATTAAAGCGACGAACATAGTCAAGCGTTATGGAGAGCTCTTAGCGCTCGACCATCTAAACCTTGAGGTGCGCGAGGGTGAGGTGCTTGGGTTGCTTGGGCCAAACGGCTCGGGCAAGACCACTGCCATCAACTGTATTTTGTCGCTCTTGACCTACGAGAAAGGCGAAATCACCGTCTTTGGCGAGCCTATGCGCCCCGACGCCTACGCGATTAAAAAGCGCATCGGCGTAGTCATGCAGCATGTGGCGGTTTTTGATGAACTTACGGTGCAGGAAAACATCGACTACTTTTGCGGGCTCTACATTGCCGACGCCAAAGAAAGGAGGGCTCTTGTAGACGAGGCCATCAGGTTTGTCGGGTTAGCCGACTTTAAGAAGTTCGCCCCCAAAAAGCTGAGCGGCGGTCTCTTGCGGCGACTTAACATCGCCTGCGGCATCGCTCACAAGCCAAAACTTATCATTCTTGACGAGCCGACTGTAGCAGTAGACCCGCAGAGCAGAGACAATATCCTAGAAGGCATAATGCGCCTGAACCGCGCAGGCTCCACAGTACTCTACACTTCTCACTACATGGAGGAGGTGGAGCGGATTTGCACGCGGGTAGTCATCCTTGATAAGGGTAAAGTAGTTGCTAGCGGCACGAAAGAGGAGCTAAAGGACATGATTTCCTTGGGCGAAAAGATAACCGCCGAGGTGCATGGACTCACAGAAGCACAACTCGCCACATTGCGAGAGCTGCCAAACATCCTTGCTGTAAGCTATGCCGAAAATGTGCTTACGGTCAAGGCGTTAAAGGGCATGAGTGGGCTGGAGACTATTTTGAAATGGCTAAAGCAGCACAGCGTCGGGTTTGGTCGCATCTACTCTGAGCGCCCCACGCTCAACGACGTCTTCCTCGAGATTACCGGCAAAGAACTGCGAGATTAGGGGGGAGATAGTATGGCACATATCTTTAAGTATCGGCTGAAGATTCTCTTGTCTGATAAGACAACAATGTTTTGGACGCTTGTTTTTCCCATGGTGTTGGCAGGTCTCTTTTCCCTAGCGTTTGCCCAGATCGAGGCAGGGGAGAGATTTGCGCCTATCGACACCGCACTAGTCGACAGCGGGGGAGACGAGGCATTCGTGGCCTTAATTGAGTCGTTAGCCCAGGGCGACGACAGGCTGTTTAATCTTGTACGCGCCACAGAGAGCGAGGGGCTCGCGCTGTTGGCGGCAGGGGAAGTGCATGGCGTTATCGCTACCGGTAGACCGCTGACGCTAAGCATCAATGAAGGCGGTTTCAAGGCGAGTATCCTTAAGACCTTTGTCGATAGCTACCTGCAGAGTAGTGCCGCGGTAACGCGCATTGCCTCCGACAACCCGGCGGCGGTAGGTAGGCTTGCTTCTTTGCTGGCGGAAGAGCGCGAGTTCTTGGTGGATCACCCGCTCGGTCGCGGCACACACAACTTCATGATCATCCATTATCTGTCGCTACTAGCCATGACCTGCCTGCTTGGGGGATATGTTGGCATGAGCGAAATTAGTGCTATCGAGGCTAACCTCTCGCATCATGCCGCGCGCGTGAGCCTAGCACCCGTCCACAAGTTGAAAGTGCTGGCTGCGGGCATTAGTGCGGCTTTGATCCTGCAGTTTAGCAAGTTGCTGCTTTATTTCGGTTTTCTTGTGCTGCTCCTAGACGTTGACTTCGGGTCGCGAACCCCTTGGGTAGTGGTGACCATCCTGTTGTGTACGCTGCTCGGCATCACCTTTGGGGCGTTTGTGACCGCCCTGGTAAGGGGAACCACAGGCCTTAAAGAGGGCATTTTGCTGGCAGTAAGTTTGGCGGGCGCCAGCCTCGCCGGCATGAACGTGGCCGAACTTAAGTACATTGTCGAGACTCACACCCCTTGGCTGGCCTTAATGAACCCCGCGCACCACATCACCGATGCATTCTACACCCTATATTACTTTGACACCTACGAGCGATTTGTGACCAATGTGGTCGGGCTAGTTGTGTTTACGATTCTGTTTACGTGCGGCACATATTGCGTGGTTAGGAGGCGCGTTTATGTCAGCATTTAAGGTTTGCCTGAAGATAATTAAGAACAATCTCCCCGGCATCGTCATTTACTTTGTGGTTTTCGTCGCCGTTTCTATCATCATGACTTTCGTGTATCGCCCATCAGCAGTGGGCGGAGGTACCTTTGCGCCGGAGAGGGTAGACATCGTCCTTTTTACAGACGAAGAGACGGCCCTCGTAGCCGGCCTGCGCGAGGCGTTAGCCACACAGGTGAACTTTGTTGCGCTGCCCGACAACGCGGAACAGCTGCAAGAGGAGTTGTTCTACCGCCGCATCCATTATATTTTGCGCGTGCCGGCGGGGTTTACGGAGGCATTCCTGCAGAACACCCCCATGCTACTATCAAAAACAAGCGTTGCCGGTTCGTCAAGCGCCGTATACATCGACCTGCGTGTCGAGCGCTACTTAGAGTTACTGCGCCTATACACAGAAGTTACGGCAGGCCTAAGCCTAGAACAACAGGTGGCCTTTGCCCTCGACGACTTATCGCAAGCAGTCGAGGTGCGCTTTGCCGTGCCAGAGGTCGCGGCACAGAATCGCGGGCGCCTCGGCATGTACTTTAATTTCTTGCCCTACACCATTCTGTTTGTCATCACTGTAGGCGTCGCAGCGATTTTTATCGCCTTTGGCGGGGAAAAGATTAAACAGCGCAATCTCTGCTCGCCGCTTAACCCGCGCACCATCAGCCTGCAGTGCTATCTCGCCTGCTTGGTTTTTGCGCTGGCGAGTTGGGGGGTCTTAGTGGTGGTTAGCCTGATGTTTGGCCATCAGGAGATCGCCAGCCGTGCCACGTGGTTCTATATTCTTAACTCCCTAGTCTTCACCCTAAGCGCTGCTGGGCTGGCGTACTTACTGGGGAATCTCACTCAGAACAAAGAAGTGGTGTTAGCGGCTGCGAACGTAGTGGCCTTAGGCACAAGCTTTATCAGCGGCGTTTTCGTGCCGCAAGAGTTACTAGGGGTTGCGGTGCTCAGGGTGGCGAGCTTTACCCCGACTTACTGGTATGTGCGCGCTAACGCGGCGATTACGGCGCTCACAACCTTTAACCTTACTACGCTGTCGGGCTTCTTCTCCTCACTCGCGGTACAACTTGGTTTCGCCGCCGCCTTTGTCGTCATCGCCCTTGCCGTCGAAAAAGGTAAACGTGCCCCAGGTTCCTAATCTCTTGTCCTTGGCAACAAGATATAACAACCAAGAGGGACAGTTCTGCTCGTTTATTTGTCGAGAGCGAGGTTATGCAGCCATGAGGTGAGGATATGCCAAGAGCAGAACGTCAGGCGAGCAGCGCCGGTTAATTCTACGTTGTGATTCTCGGCCCGCTAAAATCGCCTGCATCGGCGGGCCTTAAATCAGTTTTCTGCCCTGCACGGTATAGACAGAGCCGCGCAGTAGAGGCGCGACCCCGAAATCTTCTCGTTTACCAAGGTGTATCAGGCGCTGCAAGACGACTAACTTGCGAGCGAATGGGATGATCAATCTCCAAAAATAACCATCCCTTTTGTTGGATTCTGCCGTCCCTTCTGTTGTTCATGTTTGGGACATCAATTCGATTATGTGCTTGCTCTGACCGCCCTTCGGTAGGATTTTACAGATTGTGGCCGAATAAGGAAGGGGATAACGCAGGGGAGGTATAGTCAAGATGATTGACTCGCCAGAGGATGGCATGCATAGGATGGGGGAGGCTAACATGCTTGCTAAAGCCATTCGTATAGCTGCTACCGTACATGAACTGCAGGAGGACAAGGGCCTGCGCCCCTACATACTTCACTCGCTGCGGGTGATGTTTGCCCAAAGCGATGATACCGCGCGAATTTGCGCGGTGTTGCATGACGTCGTCGAGGACTCCGGTGTTAGCATGGAAAACCTCAGGGCAGAAGGCTTTTCGGAAGAAGTCCTCAGCACTTTAGCCGCGCTAACCAAGTGCACGAACGAAGCATACGACGACTACATTGGCAGAGTTTTGGAAAGCGAGTTAGCTTGCAGAGTTAAGCTGGCTGATCTACAGGACAACATGGATTTGTCCCGGCTTGCGAACCCCACGGCGGACAACTACCGAAACTTAGAGAAATATAAGCGAGCAGCGGACCGGCTGAGTAAAGCCTTTCCACTGCGAGGTCTTAATGCCTAGTGCATCATGACTATGCCCCTGTCACAGACGGCTCACCACAAGAAGGTCGCTAGCATGGCATTGAGACGGCCAGATCGCTTGGTGAGCAGGGAGGAGACCTTAGAAATCCTGCAGAGTGCCCTACACTGCGCTTAAACTTTGTACCTATGGGGAACTCGTTGTGTTTCGCGGGCCTGCTCTGTGGGTGCATTCCTTTCTGCGCCCCCGGGCTTTGGCCGTAAAATGTATTATCTAATTAGTTACCTTTTTCTTGTGAAACGCAGACGGTACAAGCCGGTAGGCTTCTTTATTGTCCATTTTGGTCATATAACGTGTGGCAATCCGCTCCTTGCAGCTCGGGCAGAAGAGGGCCCCGTGGTACTGCGAAAAATCTACCGCGCCGTCGATGATGCGCTCGTTATACATTTTCACGAAGTTGCTTTCTCCTACTTTCTGATAGTGGGCAATAAAAGTCTTGCAGCGCGCGCAAGTAACAGCCAAAACGTGGCTACCGCGGACCCTTCTGCAGTTTGGGTTAGGTATTCTTTTCATATATGCTCTGTGTCCTCCTAAACCCTGGACTTACCCTCCGGACATAGTTATCTTGGCAACGGCCTTTCCTGCAGCAGAAAGATGCGGCCTGAGTTGGCATCGTAGTCAAATCCGTACCCATCGGCGATGTACTCCCATCTATCTTCGTTGATATGGTAGATGTAACATTTACCGTCAGGGAAATGAATGTTGTGCGCAGAGCTCTTGTTAACCAAGGCTCTGTCTTTGTCTATCCACTTAGCCAAAACCGCATGCTCACTAGGCTTACCAAGTTCTATGGTCTTTCCGCTGTAATCCATAATGCCCCACGTTTTTGTCTCGTTGTTCCATCCGTTCACATACAGGTGAGGACTAAAGGGAGACATGCTGAACACTGTATGGCTTGGTGCCAGGAGTTTTTCTTTCCCGGTAGCAAGATCGACCATGTAGATGCCGTGTTGTAGTCTGTCAGGGCTACTGGCGGCGTAGAATAACTTGCTGTCATCATGGGCCCAGAAAATCCAGTAGGGGGAAGGAAAGTCGCCCTCAGTTGAGACTGTGCCTACTCTAATGCTGCGGGTGTCGCCAGTCTTGGTATCTGTCAACGTGATTACTCCGTCGCTATACACTGCCACTCGTGAGTCATCCCAGGAGCGTCCCGGCGTATAGGCGGCCCAATCTAGGATAGACAGAGAAGCCCTCTGCTCCTTATGAACTACGGGCGCGCTGAGCGCTCCGGTGGCGATGTTCATTTTGTACTCCCGAACACCGTGGTTGAGCCAGCCAAAGTGTATGCTTCGTGCCAATCGAGCGTGGCTGAAATCTTTAGTCATGCCGATCGCTTGCCTGGTGCTTATGGGGACGTCTCGTGACAACAGCTCTTTGCCAGTGCTATCAAGCACTACTAACCTTTGTGGGCTTACCAAGTTAAACTCCCATTGTGGGCTTGGACCATCAGGGTTCAGAGCAAGGTAGATATAGTTGTTCTTTGAAGCCTTGACTGCGAAAGCTAGGGTCATGTCGTCAAGCCAGGTGAAATCATGGGATATTTCGGCGAGCTGCCGGGACAATCTGTCGACGACGAAGTTCTTGTCAACGGGCACATCCCACCTAAAAACAATCTTTTCTCCCGGCATAACGATGGTCCCGTAGCTGCCTAATTGCAGTGTTTCCCTGATGAGGCCGGATTCCCAAGTAACCGTGGGTAGGGGGGCATTGTACCCTTGAAAGCCATGGTAGCGCTCTAGGGTAAAGGTGACTTGGTCTAGAACATTGCCCTGCTTGTCCTTAAGCCCCTCCGGCGTGGCAATGGCGGTTGCTTGGCTCGGCAAGGGGAGTTTGATGATGTTGTTTTCTAGCACCTCAAGGCCCTCTATCCCACTGGCGTCGACAGATTTGCTGTACTCGAAAATAACGTGTCCGGCCATGTAGAGCAGGGAGTAAGGAGTGTGTGGAGACAAATCATACCTATGACCGTCTATAAATGCCGTGGCGCTGACCAAAACCGCTTTATTCTGCGGAGGTGTCACTGTCGGGGGTGATGTAGCATGGCGACAAGCTACTAGAGTTACAATGCACAACATTGAAAGCAGTAGTTTTCGCATATACAACCTCCATTTTTGCCTGCTACTTTATCTATCTCCAGTATGCAATTACTAGTAGTCCGCGTCAATACATGCCAAGTTAGCGCTGATAAAGCCTTAGAGAGTATGCTAGCCTAGAGCGACATAGAGCTGGCAAAAAGATTCCTGCCCTGCAGCAGGAAACGACAAATGTATGTCAAAATGGGTGTAGCAAGAATAATCACAAGAGTCTTTAAATTGTGCCTCATGGGTTTGCATTTCTCTTGTGAAATTCAGTGCCCCGTCAAAGACGGCGGGAGTAGGTGTGGAGGAGGAGACCAAATGGCAGAGCAACTGATTAACAGCGAACCGCCAACGGGAGAGAGGAGGTACGAAAAGCTTCATCGGCCGGCTAAAGAGTTTAAGAGCAGAAGTGAGTACTTGGACCATGAGCTCCAGATAACGAACCTTGAAGACAAGCGATGGGGATTCCTAAAGCCCGGACGAGATTTCAGGTTTGAATGGGAGGACTTAATTCCTGCGGTGGCCGCAACCATAGGCAGCTCCGTTTTATCTTTTGGCATTATTGGTGGTTATGTTAGCGGCTTTGGCTTGCCCGCTCAGTTGCTACTCGAGAACGTAAGGCTCGAGTTGGTGCTAGTAGGACTTATTATCATGGGTTTTATGTTTCTGAATCCGCGACTAGGAGGCATTGGGCATCATGGTTGGATGATTCCCTTGGTGCCAGCGATAGTGGCAGCAGGAGGGCACCCTTTGGCCATGGGGTTGGTGATGGGAGGACTCGGGCTACTGTTAAGCTTTATCAAAGGGGGAGCAGTGCTGCAAGCGCTGACGCCAAACGGAGTCATCGCGGGGCTGCTGATTTTGTTTGGCGTTGATGGTATGCTAAGTCAGATTAGGGCTCTCAACACCTAGACCGTTCAACTGGGGATAGACTACCTCTTTGTAGCGATGGCGCTAGTCAGTTTGCTAATATATGCCTTGCTGACTAAGCTGCAAGCGCGCTGGGCGGCCATTCCGGCCTGCACGGCGGCTTGCTCAATTGTGGCCCTGGCATTAGGGGCGCCGTTCCGCTTTGTGACTAGCCCCGGTATCCCTAATTTCAATCCTTTCTACTGGTGGGGAACCAATACAGGGTGGATGCTTGGCTTGCCCACGCTTGAGAACTTCATTGCGGTCATACCCTTTGCGATAATCGGTGTAGTGATGTGGCCGCCTGACGCCTTAGGCTTGATAGCCTTTCAGCGCGCAGGTTACCCAGCAGGCACGGAGAAAGCAATTCTACACATCGACGATACTTTCAAGGCGCTCAGCATAAGACAAATCATCGTAGCTCTGTTTGGC
This window contains:
- a CDS encoding SdpI family protein — protein: MENAKKRQIVADSHVLWFFSLTPLVYVLLLLYFMPDRVPMHMDIRGNITRWWGKENMIIIGAVLSLLIAGIAWSYSRDNVMGKARPVISIAAIIFVYAHFLQLLLRMMYVTPNAMNARLVGLDASQYFVLFFIPLYILCGLFIHKLKPNWVVGIRSRWTLQSKEVWDYTHRKARLPFLIASGLNYLILAIPPLTADSRLIASGLVTVLLLLYLFYESYREHQRLSCR
- a CDS encoding VOC family protein; this translates as MKVQICIITLCVEDLDRALKFYRDGLGIEGKITQGEGHIAIEPENGVPISLFLREEFQKFAGFSGDSQFARTCISHAAANREEVDDILDKAKNAGGTLTGVPKDYDWGYSGYFKDLDGHLWEIVHFKE
- a CDS encoding response regulator transcription factor gives rise to the protein MRLLVVDDDPIVCQSLKTILEATPELHVVGIGHDGSEAVAQYDALIPDVLLMDIRMQSQTGLEAAALILAAHPEAKILFLTTFSDTDYIVQALRLGAKGYMLKQHVEGIVPALKAVCLGQRVFGDEIVTKLPPLLSGDSKGGFRSRLLTEKESEILRCLAAGLSNREIAATVFLSEGTVRNYISVMLEKLALRDRTQLAIFYYKHKE
- a CDS encoding ABC transporter ATP-binding protein, with the translated sequence MRWSRIGVKKQLGGIVLSIKATNIVKRYGELLALDHLNLEVREGEVLGLLGPNGSGKTTAINCILSLLTYEKGEITVFGEPMRPDAYAIKKRIGVVMQHVAVFDELTVQENIDYFCGLYIADAKERRALVDEAIRFVGLADFKKFAPKKLSGGLLRRLNIACGIAHKPKLIILDEPTVAVDPQSRDNILEGIMRLNRAGSTVLYTSHYMEEVERICTRVVILDKGKVVASGTKEELKDMISLGEKITAEVHGLTEAQLATLRELPNILAVSYAENVLTVKALKGMSGLETILKWLKQHSVGFGRIYSERPTLNDVFLEITGKELRD
- a CDS encoding ABC transporter permease — its product is MAHIFKYRLKILLSDKTTMFWTLVFPMVLAGLFSLAFAQIEAGERFAPIDTALVDSGGDEAFVALIESLAQGDDRLFNLVRATESEGLALLAAGEVHGVIATGRPLTLSINEGGFKASILKTFVDSYLQSSAAVTRIASDNPAAVGRLASLLAEEREFLVDHPLGRGTHNFMIIHYLSLLAMTCLLGGYVGMSEISAIEANLSHHAARVSLAPVHKLKVLAAGISAALILQFSKLLLYFGFLVLLLDVDFGSRTPWVVVTILLCTLLGITFGAFVTALVRGTTGLKEGILLAVSLAGASLAGMNVAELKYIVETHTPWLALMNPAHHITDAFYTLYYFDTYERFVTNVVGLVVFTILFTCGTYCVVRRRVYVSI
- a CDS encoding ABC transporter permease, whose product is MSAFKVCLKIIKNNLPGIVIYFVVFVAVSIIMTFVYRPSAVGGGTFAPERVDIVLFTDEETALVAGLREALATQVNFVALPDNAEQLQEELFYRRIHYILRVPAGFTEAFLQNTPMLLSKTSVAGSSSAVYIDLRVERYLELLRLYTEVTAGLSLEQQVAFALDDLSQAVEVRFAVPEVAAQNRGRLGMYFNFLPYTILFVITVGVAAIFIAFGGEKIKQRNLCSPLNPRTISLQCYLACLVFALASWGVLVVVSLMFGHQEIASRATWFYILNSLVFTLSAAGLAYLLGNLTQNKEVVLAAANVVALGTSFISGVFVPQELLGVAVLRVASFTPTYWYVRANAAITALTTFNLTTLSGFFSSLAVQLGFAAAFVVIALAVEKGKRAPGS
- a CDS encoding GTP pyrophosphokinase — encoded protein: MLAKAIRIAATVHELQEDKGLRPYILHSLRVMFAQSDDTARICAVLHDVVEDSGVSMENLRAEGFSEEVLSTLAALTKCTNEAYDDYIGRVLESELACRVKLADLQDNMDLSRLANPTADNYRNLEKYKRAADRLSKAFPLRGLNA
- a CDS encoding DUF3360 family protein, which produces MAEQLINSEPPTGERRYEKLHRPAKEFKSRSEYLDHELQITNLEDKRWGFLKPGRDFRFEWEDLIPAVAATIGSSVLSFGIIGGYVSGFGLPAQLLLENVRLELVLVGLIIMGFMFLNPRLGGIGHHGWMIPLVPAIVAAGGHPLAMGLVMGGLGLLLSFIKGGAVLQALTPNGVIAGLLILFGVDGMLSQIRALNT